The following are from one region of the Bacteroidales bacterium genome:
- a CDS encoding AIR synthase-related protein, giving the protein MADDLKYSLRGVSASKEDVHAAIRNIDKGIFPQAFCKIVPDLIGGDPEWCNIMHADGAGTKSSLAYIYWKETGDISVWKGLAQDAIVMNIDDLLCVGATGTILISSTIGRNKKLISGEVISAIIEGTEEFLAKMRSLGIEIYSTGGETADVGDIVRTIIVDSTVTARMRREDVIRNDQIQPGDVIIGLSSYGQASYEDTYNGGMGSNGLTSARHDMFNKVYREKYPESLDPEMPADLSYTGPFRVTDPSGVPGVNIGKLVLSPTRTYAPVMLKILAEHRANIHGLVHCSGGGQTKVLNFIENLKVVKDNLFPIPPLFQLIQKHSGTSWQEMFKVFNMGHRFEIYLPEKFAGDVIKVSQQFNIEAKIIGHCEVSEKRSLVIRHQEEELAY; this is encoded by the coding sequence ATGGCAGATGACCTGAAATATTCACTTCGGGGTGTATCGGCATCCAAGGAAGATGTGCATGCTGCCATCAGGAATATCGATAAAGGCATTTTCCCACAAGCTTTTTGTAAAATCGTCCCTGATCTGATAGGAGGTGATCCAGAGTGGTGCAACATCATGCATGCCGATGGGGCCGGGACGAAATCTTCCCTGGCTTATATTTACTGGAAAGAAACCGGTGACATTTCCGTCTGGAAAGGGCTCGCACAGGATGCCATCGTAATGAATATTGATGACCTGCTTTGCGTCGGAGCGACTGGTACAATATTAATTTCTTCCACTATTGGCAGGAACAAAAAGCTTATTTCCGGAGAGGTCATCTCGGCCATCATTGAAGGCACGGAGGAATTCCTGGCAAAGATGCGTAGTCTCGGAATTGAAATCTATTCAACAGGCGGCGAAACAGCCGATGTCGGTGATATTGTGAGGACTATCATCGTGGATTCGACCGTCACAGCAAGGATGAGGCGCGAAGATGTGATCCGCAACGACCAGATCCAGCCTGGCGACGTCATTATCGGCCTGTCGTCTTACGGGCAGGCCTCTTATGAAGATACTTACAATGGCGGAATGGGCAGCAACGGCCTGACTTCCGCCCGTCATGATATGTTCAATAAGGTTTACCGGGAGAAATACCCTGAAAGCCTTGATCCTGAGATGCCGGCAGATCTTTCATATACCGGGCCTTTCCGGGTCACTGATCCTTCCGGAGTTCCAGGTGTTAATATTGGCAAACTGGTCTTATCCCCTACCCGCACCTATGCCCCGGTGATGCTTAAAATCTTAGCAGAACACCGGGCAAATATCCATGGATTAGTACATTGCAGCGGTGGAGGACAGACAAAAGTTCTTAATTTCATTGAAAATCTTAAAGTAGTAAAAGACAATCTTTTCCCCATCCCTCCCCTTTTTCAGCTTATCCAAAAGCATTCAGGCACGTCATGGCAGGAGATGTTCAAGGTCTTTAACATGGGCCATCGTTTTGAAATTTACCTTCCTGAAAAATTCGCCGGTGATGTGATTAAAGTTTCGCAGCAATTCAACATCGAGGCGAAGATCATCGGGCATTGCGAGGTATCAGAGAAAAGGTCATTGGTCATTCGTCATCAGGAAGAGGAATTGGCGTATTGA
- a CDS encoding gliding motility-associated C-terminal domain-containing protein, with protein MSDSLGNLLFYSEGDKVWNRNQEIMDNGDNLLPGCCCWDQTAISFPRPGFGDQYYLFTISGWNSPEGLYYSIIDMSLDGGLGAVTDVKNIKLEAAFWAHDHQFVTKSRSGDSYWVVTRLYNDDRYASFLVDEQGVHTNPVYSPTGIFREFTNSDNGNIKISSNKKYLITGHREGDDEVQKHYLQSFEVCTFNDETGEIGYLYMVNKKNVGGWYDPAYCCEFSPDSKYLYLTFEGGDSRNMLGYLYQYEMQYIGDSAAFVNSAIEISNLSGTNIQLSNDGKIYTSVPNPGIPNNKYYIGVINKPWENGQNCDFDPNGIYLLGRDCEWNLPNLLLDYLYRFEWEADDYCLGTAVHFIPHFVPTPDSIQWNFGEFGPGSISHELSPTYTFQNAGIHEVEVDIWYPTGRYEHTSREIEIYPVPQPDLGPDLTICEGNIVTLNANCEADLYSWSTGQFGSPTITVSDSGTYWVHATFAETGCMGSDDIHISFYPAITMDESALEITPTACSGSSGSITGLQVMGSPPFTFLWEDLSGNVYGTDPDISNLPAGQYLLTITDGNGCKTQTPVYTIEDAGNLQVTEVQTIRPHCFNNDGQLIISAFSPSGSALEYSIDDGVTYQSDSVFTGLVGASYVIRVTDEYGCFGFYLDNPVVLEDIPGPQVNQIIVTNESDFLGNGAIEIIANGSTPVIYYSIDSGYTWQLNDGNFYNLQSGIYNLQVKDENGCDTAFTVEIQNVILTYLHAVTSEGGHCLGNTAMVPVNVDNFNSVANFRLKLSYNADNLQCEGFTNVHPQLADSLTGWVDQAAGEINLTWRSTVSVTFMASEKVADLVFTTKNPGQGELAWYTGSTESYFTNAGGMPIPAEFQTGEVTIYEPPEILLSTSKTVCEGQMVSIMSIASGNQPPISYRWTYPSGDTSGTDPFIFNVTYSDAGFYTLLATDIVGCTDQKSIELIVSDNPVAAFHGTDTMELHIGGLLDAGGGMASYRWSPGDTTQSIVIQAKGMYVVEMESLAGCIGKDSIYIKLTSDEIPSNNIFIPNAFSPDGDGLNDTFMAIATSDYIQKFHMLIFDRWGGQIFESNDIMRGWDGTMHGKPLPGGMYTYKITYSIYPSIGDHSEQVRLGTVMLVR; from the coding sequence ATGAGTGATTCACTTGGTAATTTATTGTTCTATTCCGAAGGCGACAAAGTATGGAACAGGAATCAGGAAATTATGGACAATGGCGATAACCTTCTGCCAGGTTGTTGTTGTTGGGATCAAACTGCAATTAGTTTTCCCCGGCCTGGTTTTGGAGATCAGTATTATTTATTTACTATTTCAGGTTGGAATAGCCCGGAAGGATTATATTATTCAATTATAGATATGTCTTTGGATGGGGGACTTGGAGCAGTGACTGATGTTAAAAATATCAAACTGGAAGCGGCATTCTGGGCACATGACCATCAATTTGTCACGAAAAGCCGATCGGGTGATTCCTATTGGGTTGTCACAAGACTTTATAATGATGACAGATATGCAAGTTTTCTTGTCGATGAACAAGGAGTGCACACGAATCCTGTTTACAGTCCGACAGGGATTTTCAGGGAATTTACAAATAGTGATAATGGCAATATTAAAATTTCTTCAAACAAAAAGTATCTAATAACTGGTCATCGTGAAGGAGATGATGAAGTTCAAAAGCATTATTTACAATCATTTGAGGTCTGTACTTTTAATGATGAAACAGGTGAAATAGGTTATCTATATATGGTAAATAAGAAAAATGTCGGAGGGTGGTACGATCCTGCCTATTGTTGTGAATTTTCACCGGATTCAAAATATTTGTATCTTACTTTTGAGGGAGGCGATTCAAGAAACATGTTAGGTTATTTATATCAATATGAAATGCAATATATTGGTGATTCGGCTGCTTTCGTTAATTCTGCAATCGAGATTTCTAATCTCAGCGGTACAAATATTCAGCTTTCTAATGATGGGAAAATCTATACATCTGTTCCAAATCCCGGTATTCCTAATAATAAATATTATATTGGTGTAATTAACAAACCGTGGGAAAATGGCCAGAATTGCGATTTCGATCCAAATGGAATTTATTTATTGGGACGAGATTGTGAATGGAATTTACCAAACTTACTACTTGATTATTTATACCGTTTCGAATGGGAGGCAGATGATTATTGCCTGGGAACAGCAGTTCATTTTATTCCGCATTTCGTACCAACACCCGACAGCATACAATGGAATTTCGGTGAATTTGGCCCGGGAAGCATATCTCATGAACTCTCCCCAACATATACATTTCAAAACGCAGGAATCCATGAAGTGGAAGTTGATATATGGTATCCTACAGGCAGATATGAACATACGTCGAGAGAAATTGAGATTTACCCGGTGCCTCAACCTGATTTAGGGCCTGACCTGACGATATGTGAGGGTAATATCGTTACACTTAACGCGAATTGCGAGGCAGATCTCTATTCCTGGTCCACCGGCCAGTTCGGAAGCCCGACAATTACTGTATCAGATTCCGGAACCTATTGGGTTCATGCAACTTTTGCTGAAACCGGTTGTATGGGAAGTGACGATATCCACATTAGCTTTTATCCTGCCATAACAATGGACGAATCTGCTCTGGAAATTACACCCACCGCTTGTAGCGGCTCAAGCGGTTCGATTACCGGCCTCCAGGTTATGGGATCCCCGCCATTCACATTTCTCTGGGAAGACTTGTCAGGCAATGTTTACGGTACAGATCCCGACATTTCTAATCTACCTGCAGGACAATATTTACTAACGATTACCGATGGCAACGGCTGCAAAACACAAACTCCGGTTTATACCATCGAGGATGCAGGCAATTTGCAGGTCACGGAAGTACAAACCATAAGGCCTCATTGTTTCAACAACGACGGACAGCTTATCATTTCCGCATTTTCGCCATCCGGTTCAGCGCTGGAATACTCAATAGATGACGGCGTGACTTATCAGTCCGATAGTGTGTTCACCGGGCTGGTTGGTGCGAGTTACGTGATACGGGTTACGGATGAGTATGGATGTTTCGGATTTTATTTGGATAATCCTGTTGTTTTGGAAGATATCCCCGGGCCGCAGGTAAACCAGATTATTGTCACAAATGAGTCGGATTTCCTGGGAAACGGGGCAATAGAAATCATTGCAAATGGATCCACACCAGTTATTTATTATTCCATCGATAGCGGATACACATGGCAATTAAACGACGGAAATTTTTACAATTTACAGTCTGGGATTTACAATTTACAAGTTAAGGATGAGAATGGGTGTGATACTGCTTTTACTGTTGAAATTCAGAATGTTATCCTGACTTATCTGCATGCTGTTACGAGTGAAGGAGGTCATTGCCTTGGCAATACGGCAATGGTGCCGGTGAATGTCGATAACTTCAATTCCGTAGCAAACTTCCGCCTCAAACTCAGCTACAACGCAGATAACCTGCAATGCGAAGGCTTTACCAATGTCCATCCACAGCTTGCCGACAGTCTCACCGGCTGGGTTGACCAGGCCGCCGGAGAGATCAACCTGACGTGGAGATCTACGGTATCGGTCACTTTTATGGCATCTGAAAAAGTAGCCGACCTGGTCTTTACGACGAAAAATCCCGGCCAGGGCGAACTGGCCTGGTACACCGGCTCGACAGAAAGCTATTTCACCAATGCCGGCGGCATGCCCATCCCGGCAGAGTTCCAGACTGGCGAAGTGACCATCTATGAACCGCCTGAAATTCTCCTTTCAACCTCTAAAACAGTCTGCGAAGGACAGATGGTGAGTATTATGAGCATTGCCTCCGGCAATCAGCCCCCGATAAGTTACCGCTGGACTTATCCATCGGGTGACACCTCCGGCACCGATCCGTTCATATTCAATGTAACCTATTCAGATGCAGGCTTTTACACCCTGCTGGCTACTGACATTGTCGGCTGCACCGATCAGAAAAGCATCGAGTTGATTGTCAGCGACAATCCGGTAGCTGCTTTTCATGGAACCGACACGATGGAATTGCACATTGGCGGTTTGCTGGACGCCGGGGGAGGGATGGCATCGTACAGATGGAGTCCTGGAGATACCACGCAAAGCATTGTGATCCAGGCAAAAGGAATGTACGTGGTTGAGATGGAATCCCTGGCAGGATGCATCGGAAAGGACTCCATCTATATCAAATTAACCTCCGATGAAATCCCATCAAACAATATCTTCATCCCTAACGCCTTCTCTCCCGATGGTGACGGGCTGAACGACACCTTCATGGCCATCGCGACCAGCGATTATATCCAAAAATTCCACATGCTCATCTTCGACCGATGGGGCGGACAGATTTTTGAGTCGAATGATATTATGCGCGGCTGGGATGGAACGATGCACGGAAAGCCTTTGCCCGGCGGAATGTATACCTACAAGATAACCTATAGTATTTATCCGTCTATCGGGGATCATTCGGAGCAGGTACGGCTTGGGACGGTGATGCTCGTCAGATAA
- a CDS encoding LemA family protein — protein MKKSLLVLIGVFVFLGLIVLIGFLTSISTYNKMVQYDEAVTSSWSQVENVYQRRADLIPNLVNTVKGYADFEKSTLTAVIEARAKATSVNISADNLNEQTMAQFQQAQDGLSSALSKLMVVVERYPDLKANQNFLELQAQLEGTENRIANERMKFNETTRTYNVYIRRFPARIFASIYGFEQKPYFKAVEGAEKAPEVKF, from the coding sequence ATGAAAAAATCTTTATTAGTTCTTATCGGTGTATTTGTATTCCTTGGCCTGATCGTGCTGATCGGTTTTCTTACTTCGATTTCCACTTACAACAAGATGGTGCAATATGACGAAGCTGTCACCTCATCCTGGTCACAGGTTGAGAATGTTTATCAACGGCGGGCTGACCTGATCCCTAACCTGGTAAATACTGTGAAAGGATATGCCGATTTCGAGAAGTCAACGCTAACTGCCGTTATAGAGGCCCGTGCGAAAGCAACCTCTGTAAATATTTCAGCGGATAACCTGAATGAGCAGACAATGGCGCAGTTTCAACAGGCTCAGGATGGTCTGAGTTCAGCCTTATCGAAATTGATGGTTGTAGTAGAAAGATATCCTGACCTGAAAGCCAATCAGAATTTCCTTGAACTCCAGGCCCAACTGGAAGGTACGGAGAACAGGATCGCCAATGAACGGATGAAGTTTAACGAAACTACGAGAACTTATAATGTTTATATCAGGAGATTCCCGGCCAGGATTTTTGCCAGCATATACGGTTTTGAGCAGAAGCCCTATTTCAAAGCTGTTGAAGGTGCTGAAAAAGCGCCTGAAGTAAAGTTCTGA
- a CDS encoding branched-chain amino acid aminotransferase: MENIDWGNLPFGYFRTDYNIRCYYRDGKWGEIEISSSEYVNIHIAATCLHYGQEAFEGMKAFRGKDEKIRVFRWEENAKRFRRSADGIMMAEVPDELFEKAIMTALKMNVKYLPPYGTGAALYFRPLLIGTGPQVGVKPATEYLFIVFVGPVGPYFKEGFKPVCVQLLHDFDRAAPLGTGHIKVGGNYAASLFPAARAKEEGCSTVLFLDAKEKKYIDEAGPANFFGIKGNTYVTPASHTILPSITNNSLQVLAKEIGMNVEVRRVPVEELAEFDEVGACGTAAIISPIKKIHDRKTGKEHQYCKDGNAGPISTRLYNKLRAIQYGEEPDIYGWCTVVE; the protein is encoded by the coding sequence ATGGAAAATATTGACTGGGGGAACTTGCCTTTCGGTTATTTCAGGACCGATTATAACATCCGGTGTTATTACAGGGATGGGAAATGGGGGGAAATTGAGATTTCTTCTTCCGAATATGTGAACATTCACATTGCAGCGACCTGCCTGCATTATGGCCAGGAAGCCTTTGAAGGGATGAAGGCTTTTCGGGGGAAAGACGAAAAGATCCGGGTTTTCCGGTGGGAGGAGAATGCAAAACGTTTCCGCAGGTCAGCCGATGGGATCATGATGGCAGAAGTCCCGGATGAATTGTTTGAGAAAGCGATCATGACTGCCCTGAAGATGAATGTGAAATATTTACCGCCGTATGGAACCGGCGCTGCGTTATATTTCAGGCCATTGCTGATCGGGACAGGCCCCCAGGTAGGTGTGAAGCCCGCTACCGAATATTTGTTCATAGTTTTTGTCGGACCGGTCGGGCCGTATTTCAAGGAAGGTTTCAAGCCTGTGTGTGTCCAGTTGCTGCATGATTTTGACCGTGCAGCACCTCTTGGTACAGGTCATATTAAAGTGGGTGGAAATTATGCTGCCAGCCTTTTTCCTGCTGCAAGAGCTAAAGAAGAGGGCTGCTCAACAGTGCTTTTCCTGGATGCAAAAGAAAAGAAATATATTGATGAAGCCGGACCTGCAAATTTTTTCGGTATTAAAGGGAACACTTATGTTACACCGGCATCACATACCATCCTCCCTTCTATCACCAATAATAGTCTCCAGGTTTTAGCTAAAGAGATAGGAATGAACGTAGAAGTCAGACGTGTCCCGGTTGAAGAGCTTGCTGAATTCGATGAGGTGGGCGCATGCGGAACGGCAGCTATCATTTCTCCTATAAAGAAGATCCATGACAGGAAAACCGGAAAGGAACATCAATACTGTAAAGACGGAAATGCCGGCCCGATATCAACCAGGCTTTATAACAAACTCAGGGCTATCCAATACGGTGAAGAACCTGATATCTATGGGTGGTGCACGGTTGTTGAGTGA
- the htpG gene encoding molecular chaperone HtpG yields the protein MQTGKINVQTENIFPIIKKFLYSDHEIFLRELVSNAVDATQKLKTLASVGTFKDELGDLTIRVELDKKAGTITVKDRGIGMTAEEVDKYINQIAFSSAEEFVKKFKTKSEAERNAIIGHFGLGFYSSFMVSDKVEIFTKTYKKGGQTKAVKWECDSSPDYTLTEIDRKERGTEVVVYIDKENKDFLEEAKILEILKKYSRFLPVPIEFGKEKTWEKIEGEKDEKGNDKEVMVEKPRIINNPDPLWKKKPAECTDEDYKKFYRELYPLNYEEPLFQIHLNVDYPFHLTGILYFPRVKRNVEIQKDKIQLYSNQVFVTDSVEGIVPEFLTLLHGVIDSPDIPLNVSRSYLQSDSNVKKISGYIMKKVSEKLEELFKKDRQGFESKWDDIKVFIEYGMISEEKFYDKAEKFALFKNVEGKYFTLEEYKTHVEPGQKDKENKLIYLYASNKEEQHGFIQAATERGYDVIVMDGILDNHFINTLEHKLTDIMFRRVDSDTIDKLIKKDETSLSKLDDAQKDRLKGIIEKSIEKEKFSVVFENQSETEVPFLVVQPEFMRRMKDMSALGGGYMGLGTMPEFFNLVVNVNHPLMQTILDQQDEDNQDKLVRQLYDLALISQNLLKGEKMTTFIKRSIEMIK from the coding sequence ATGCAAACCGGTAAGATAAACGTTCAGACGGAAAACATTTTCCCTATCATTAAAAAATTCCTTTATTCAGATCATGAAATATTCCTGCGTGAATTGGTGTCTAACGCGGTGGATGCCACCCAGAAGCTAAAAACCCTGGCCTCGGTCGGGACGTTCAAAGATGAGCTCGGTGATTTGACCATTCGTGTCGAACTTGATAAGAAAGCCGGCACCATTACCGTTAAAGACCGCGGTATTGGAATGACAGCTGAAGAAGTGGATAAATATATCAACCAGATCGCTTTTTCCAGCGCCGAAGAATTTGTTAAAAAATTCAAAACCAAAAGCGAAGCTGAGCGGAACGCCATCATCGGTCATTTCGGCCTGGGTTTTTATTCTTCATTCATGGTCTCCGATAAGGTTGAGATCTTCACAAAGACATATAAAAAAGGCGGTCAGACCAAAGCGGTAAAATGGGAATGTGACAGCAGCCCTGACTATACCCTCACAGAGATTGACCGGAAAGAAAGAGGCACCGAAGTAGTGGTTTATATCGACAAGGAAAATAAAGATTTCCTTGAAGAAGCTAAAATCCTTGAAATTCTGAAAAAATATTCCCGTTTCCTTCCTGTTCCCATCGAATTTGGAAAGGAGAAAACCTGGGAGAAAATTGAAGGGGAAAAAGACGAGAAGGGTAACGACAAAGAAGTCATGGTTGAAAAACCACGAATAATCAATAATCCCGACCCCTTATGGAAAAAGAAACCTGCGGAATGTACTGATGAAGATTATAAAAAATTTTACCGTGAGCTCTATCCATTAAATTATGAAGAGCCGCTCTTCCAGATCCACCTGAATGTCGATTATCCATTCCACCTGACGGGTATTCTATATTTTCCCAGGGTCAAAAGGAATGTTGAAATTCAGAAAGACAAGATCCAGCTTTACAGCAACCAGGTTTTTGTGACCGATTCAGTTGAAGGTATCGTTCCAGAATTCCTGACTTTGTTGCACGGCGTGATCGATTCGCCGGACATCCCGTTAAATGTTTCCCGGTCCTATTTGCAAAGCGATTCGAACGTAAAAAAGATCTCCGGTTATATCATGAAAAAGGTCTCGGAAAAGCTGGAAGAACTTTTCAAAAAAGACCGGCAGGGCTTCGAATCCAAATGGGATGATATCAAAGTATTTATTGAATACGGCATGATCAGTGAAGAGAAATTTTATGATAAAGCCGAAAAATTCGCCCTGTTTAAAAATGTTGAAGGCAAATATTTCACTCTCGAAGAATACAAAACCCATGTCGAACCTGGTCAGAAAGATAAAGAAAACAAGTTGATCTATCTATATGCCAGCAACAAAGAGGAGCAGCATGGTTTTATCCAGGCAGCTACTGAAAGGGGCTACGATGTAATTGTGATGGATGGCATCCTGGATAATCATTTTATCAACACGCTCGAACACAAGTTGACGGACATCATGTTCCGGAGGGTGGATTCAGATACCATCGACAAGCTGATCAAAAAGGATGAAACCAGTTTATCAAAGCTGGATGATGCGCAGAAAGACCGGCTGAAAGGGATTATCGAAAAAAGTATCGAAAAGGAGAAATTTTCGGTTGTATTTGAAAACCAGAGTGAAACGGAAGTCCCGTTCCTGGTTGTTCAACCGGAATTTATGAGAAGAATGAAAGATATGTCGGCCCTTGGCGGTGGATACATGGGATTGGGCACAATGCCGGAATTCTTCAACCTTGTCGTGAATGTCAATCATCCTTTGATGCAGACCATCCTGGACCAACAGGATGAAGATAATCAGGATAAGTTGGTCCGTCAGCTCTATGACCTGGCATTGATCTCTCAAAACCTGCTAAAAGGTGAGAAAATGACCACTTTTATTAAGCGGAGCATTGAGATGATAAAATAA
- the prfA gene encoding peptide chain release factor 1: MLGKLEEIHKKYLELEKQINDPDSMSDMKRYIQLSKDHKELQPIVAAYKNYRNVMTSLDAAKEILEKEKDEELRAYAKEELIELTGQRDQMEENIRLMLIPEDPQDRKNAVIEIRAGTGGDEASIFAGDLYRMYLKFCETKGWKVEPVSATEGTVGGYKEVIFDVIGEGVYGQMKYESGVHRVQRVPKTETQGRVHTSAASVVILPEADEFDVDVKESDIRKDTFCSSGPGGQSVNTTYSAIRLTHIPTNIVVSCQDQKSQIKNYEKALIVLRTRIYEREYKKFLDEISSRRKTMVSTGDRSAKIRTYNYPQGRVTDHRIGFTLYNLQEITNGNIQELIDQLQLAENAERLKAEI; this comes from the coding sequence ATGCTGGGAAAACTGGAGGAAATCCACAAAAAATACCTGGAACTTGAAAAGCAGATAAATGATCCTGATTCGATGAGCGACATGAAAAGATACATCCAGCTCAGTAAGGATCATAAAGAGCTGCAACCGATTGTCGCTGCTTATAAGAATTACAGGAATGTAATGACTTCCCTTGATGCGGCGAAAGAGATCCTTGAAAAGGAGAAAGATGAGGAACTTCGTGCGTATGCAAAGGAAGAGCTTATCGAGCTTACAGGCCAGCGCGACCAGATGGAGGAAAACATCCGCCTGATGCTGATCCCGGAAGATCCGCAGGACAGGAAGAATGCAGTTATTGAAATCCGCGCCGGCACCGGTGGTGATGAGGCAAGTATTTTTGCCGGTGATCTTTACCGCATGTACCTGAAATTCTGTGAAACCAAAGGCTGGAAAGTCGAACCGGTCAGCGCTACAGAAGGGACAGTCGGCGGCTATAAAGAGGTTATCTTCGATGTGATTGGCGAAGGTGTTTATGGTCAGATGAAATATGAATCAGGTGTGCACCGTGTCCAAAGGGTTCCCAAGACCGAAACGCAGGGACGTGTCCATACTTCAGCCGCTTCGGTCGTCATCCTTCCTGAAGCCGATGAGTTTGATGTGGATGTCAAGGAAAGTGATATCAGGAAAGATACTTTCTGTTCCTCCGGACCTGGCGGACAATCGGTAAATACGACCTATTCCGCCATACGTCTTACTCACATTCCAACCAACATTGTCGTCAGCTGCCAGGACCAGAAATCTCAGATCAAGAATTATGAAAAAGCATTGATTGTACTGCGGACAAGGATCTATGAGCGGGAATACAAGAAATTCCTCGATGAGATTTCTTCAAGACGGAAAACGATGGTTTCCACCGGCGACCGGTCAGCGAAGATCAGGACCTACAACTATCCCCAGGGAAGGGTTACCGACCACCGTATCGGGTTCACATTGTACAATTTGCAGGAGATCACCAATGGCAATATCCAGGAACTGATCGACCAGTTGCAATTGGCGGAGAATGCCGAGAGGCTTAAGGCGGAGATTTAA
- the pyrF gene encoding orotidine-5'-phosphate decarboxylase, with the protein MTRQELIVIIKKKKSFLCVGLDSEISKIPPHLLKEEDPVFEFNRQIIDATIDYAVAYKPNLAFYESSGLKGWISLEKTISYLHLKKDRVFLIADAKRGDIGNTSKQYAKAFFEILDVDALTVAPYMGSDSVQPFLSYPDKWVVLLALTSNQGASDFQYLKSGESHLFEHVLRTSSQWGTPDNMMYVVGATQAQQLAIIRKIVPDHFLLVPGVGAQGGSLQEVARYGMTKEIGLLVNASRSIIFASNGENFADKAREEAAKLQAEMERLMI; encoded by the coding sequence ATGACCAGGCAGGAACTTATCGTAATCATTAAAAAGAAAAAGTCCTTCCTTTGTGTCGGGCTTGACAGTGAGATCAGCAAAATCCCTCCTCATCTTTTAAAGGAAGAAGATCCGGTTTTTGAGTTTAACCGGCAGATCATCGATGCAACGATCGACTATGCTGTGGCTTACAAACCGAACCTGGCCTTTTATGAAAGTTCAGGATTGAAAGGCTGGATCAGCCTTGAGAAGACCATTTCATACCTCCATTTGAAAAAAGACCGCGTTTTCCTGATTGCAGACGCCAAACGGGGCGATATCGGGAACACTTCAAAGCAATACGCTAAGGCCTTTTTCGAGATACTAGATGTGGATGCTCTTACTGTAGCCCCCTACATGGGTTCCGATTCGGTGCAGCCGTTTCTCTCTTATCCTGACAAATGGGTAGTTTTGCTGGCACTCACTTCAAACCAGGGGGCATCCGATTTTCAATATTTAAAATCCGGAGAATCCCATCTTTTTGAGCATGTCCTGCGTACATCAAGCCAATGGGGAACACCTGACAATATGATGTACGTTGTGGGTGCCACCCAGGCACAGCAACTGGCAATTATCCGCAAAATCGTTCCTGATCATTTCCTGCTTGTTCCCGGCGTTGGTGCCCAGGGTGGCAGCCTGCAGGAAGTTGCCCGTTATGGCATGACTAAAGAAATCGGTTTGCTCGTAAATGCTTCCCGCAGCATCATTTTCGCTTCAAATGGGGAAAATTTTGCAGATAAGGCAAGGGAAGAAGCAGCGAAGCTGCAGGCAGAAATGGAAAGACTTATGATATAA
- a CDS encoding TPM domain-containing protein, which produces MIKTAKVFFTKEQREDIRQAVLNAELDTSGEIRVHIETSCKGDVLDRAAFIFDKMGMQKTEKRNGVLFYLAAKNRRFAVVGDKGINAVVSEDFWDDLKNLLLNYFREERFTEGFIEGISMVGTKLKEHFPYQTDDVNELSDNISFGK; this is translated from the coding sequence ATGATCAAAACTGCGAAAGTTTTTTTTACCAAAGAACAACGGGAAGATATCCGGCAGGCTGTTCTTAATGCCGAATTGGATACTTCCGGTGAAATAAGGGTCCATATCGAAACAAGCTGCAAAGGTGATGTACTTGACCGTGCGGCTTTTATTTTTGATAAAATGGGCATGCAAAAAACTGAAAAGCGGAACGGGGTACTTTTTTACCTGGCTGCAAAAAACAGGAGATTCGCTGTAGTGGGCGATAAAGGAATCAATGCCGTTGTTTCGGAAGATTTTTGGGATGATCTTAAAAATTTATTGCTGAACTATTTCCGCGAAGAAAGATTTACGGAAGGGTTTATTGAAGGAATATCCATGGTCGGAACTAAACTTAAAGAGCATTTTCCTTACCAGACAGATGATGTGAATGAATTATCGGACAACATTAGTTTTGGGAAATAA